The Polynucleobacter sp. HIN7 genomic interval AAGCACGCCCTGAAATGAGAGCGCGCGCCATTGCGGAACGCAAACTACGTACCGTCCACTTGGGCGAGCATCTCACGCTGATTTTTGAAAACGAGTTCTTAATGCGCTATCAGATTCAGGAGATGTTGCGCGTTGAGAAAACCTTCGAAGACGAAGGCATTCAAGATGAGTTAGATGCCTACAATCCAATGGTACCGAGTGGTTCAGACTTTAAGGTCACTATGATGATTGAGTATCCCAATGAGGCCGATCGTCGCGTAGCACTGGCTAAATTAGTTGGTGTAGAAGATCAGATTTTTATTGAGATTGAAGGTCAGCCACGGGTCTATGCGATTGCCGACGAGGATCTAGAGCGAGCAACGACCGAGAAAACCTCGGCCGTGCACTTCCTGCGCATTCCATTAACACCTGCGATGAAAGAGGCGCTAAAGGCCGGTGCTCAAATGATGGTGGGTTGCGACCACAAGGGATACCCCATGCATGTCGAAACCCTCCCTCATGAAACACTCGCCTCCTTAGTCACAGACCTCGACTAAATCGGGGCGCAGCAAAGCCTCATCTGCTGAGACGTACGACCGCTTCTGTGCCCGGGCGACGGGTGCCGAAGTGAGTTGCCCTTGATAGACGCTTAAGCCATTCCTTAAATGCGTGCTCTGGCGCAATGCTTCTATCACCCCAAGATTAGCAATCTGCTCAATGAAGGGATAGGTTGCATTGGTTAAACCAATCGTGGATGTTCTGGCAACCGCGCCTGGCATATTAGCCACACAATAATGAATCACCCCATGCTCAACATAAGTGGGTTCCGCATGGGTGGTGGGTCGCGAGGTCTCAAAGCAACCACCCTGGTCAATCGCTACATCCACCACCACCGATCCAGCTCGCATCTGCCCGATCATGGCTGCGGTCACCAATTTTGGCGCCGAACCACCTGGTAATAACACTGCGCCAATCACTAAATCACTATCTCTCACTGCATTCTCAATACTCTGCTGATCAGAAAATAGGGTTTGGACTCGATTGCCATAGAGTGCATCAATCTGCCGCAGTCGATCCAAGTCGCGATCCATAATGCTCACGTGAGCGCCCATACCGACGGCAATTTGTAAGGCATGGCGCCCTACAACACCTGCGCCTAAGATCAATACCTTTGCCGCAGTAACCCCAGGAATGCCGCCTAACAATAATCCAGAGCCACCTTTGGATTTCTCCAAATGCGCCGCCCCCGCCTGAATGGACATCCGCCCAGCCACCTCACTCATGGGTGCCAAGAGCGGGAGTGCGCCACTCGATGAGGTCACCGTCTCATAAGCAATACAGATGGCCTTGGACTTGATTAATGCTTCCGTTTGCACTGGATCAGGGGCCAGGTGTAAATAGGTAAAGAGAGTTTGATCCTCGTGAAGCATCGCGCACTCCTGTGGCTGTGGCTCCTTCACCTTCACAATCAACTCAGCATCTGCGAAGACCGCTTTAGCATCTGCCATTAATTTTGCTCCAGCTGCTTCGTATTGCTCGTTAGCAAAACCAATTTGTGCCCCAGCATGTTGCTCCACTAACACTGTGTGACCTTGCTGCATCAGACTACTCACCAAACTAGGGGTGAGGCCAACTCGAAACTCATTGTTCTTAATTTCTTTTGGAATACCAATAATCATTTTTGCTCTCCTAATTGAAGTACGTGTTTTTTATCAATCCCCAATACGAAATACAGGATCAAATAAATGGTTAATAAGATCGGACCCACAATGAGTGCCATGCGCGCATCCTCATGAAAACTCATCAAGACAATGACGAGCGCGATGAAGGCCAAGGCAAACCAACTGGAATAGGGCCACAATGGTGTGCGATACGACAATTGAGCAAGCTGATCTTTGCTAAGGCTTGCCCGAAAGCGATAGTGTGTATACAGAATGGAAATCCAAACCATGAGGCCCACAAATGTAACGGCTGCCATCATGTAGTGGAATGCCTTCTCGGGGACAAAATAGTTCAGGATCACGCCTACCATTGGTACGCAAACCGTTCCAATCACAGCGCGATGCGGCACGCCATTGTTTGACAGCTTGACAAAAGGCTTTGGTGCGTAGCCATTAGCTGAGAGTGCATACAGTAATCTGCCACCACTAAATACACCAGCGTTACAAGCAGATAAGGCAGCGGTAATGACCACAAAATTAACAACACCTGCAGCCTCACGCAAACCAATACGCTCAAACATCGCTACAAATGGACTGCCTTGCTGACCTACTTCATTCCAAGGAAAGATAGCCAAGATCACCATCAATGCGCCCAGATAAAAAATCAGGATGCGCCAGATCAATGAATCAATTGCCATTGGGATCGTCTGTTTTGGATTTTGTGCCTCGCCCGCCGATAGGCCGATCATCTCAATACCAACATAGGCAAACAAGACCATATGCAAGGAGAGCAAAAATCCACTAAAGCCGTTCGGGAAAAATCCGCCATGCTGCCAAAGATTTCCCAATCCCATTGGTACCCAATCGTTGGTAAACCCAAAGAAAATGACCGAGCAGCCCAAAGCGATCATGAGCACAATCGCCATGATCTTGATGAGCGCAAACCAAAACTCAAACTCACCAAATACTTTGACTGCAATCAGATTAATGAGCCCCATCAGGATGATGGACGATAGCGCCCAAATCCACTGCGGTATATCTGGGAACCAAACCCCCATATAGATACCAACCGCGGTGACTTCGGCAATAGCTACCACCACCCAGTAGGTCCAATAGCCCCAACCCACCATGTATCCAGCTAAGGGATTGACATAGGTATTGGCATAGGTGGCAAATGACCCTGTGACTGGCTCGTGAACCGCCATTTCACCTAAGGTTCGCAAAACCACGAATGCAACCAGGCCGGCTAAAAAATAAGCAAGCAAAATTGATGGTCCTGCAATTTGAATTGCGGTGGCAGATCCTAAAAACAAACCGACACCAATGGTCGAACCCAAAGCCATTAAGCGAATGTGTCTGACTTTGAGATGGCGCTTTAAGCCTTCTTCATTCTTCTCCAAGAGAACTCCTTTCATGATGACAGTGGCACAACGCCACCGCATGAGAGTCTATGGAGCGAATACGTTTGAAACTAGTGCTTAAAAACTATAGAAGTATCAAGAACGAAATTAATAATTAAGTAACTTTGAGAATCTACTGAATAATCAATGAATGCTGCCATTAAAAAAATAGTTACTTACAGAAAAATCAGTAAATTCTTACAGGGATAGCCCTAGTGATTCTGAGCAAATTTTGGATGAAAAAAAACCCCAGCAAGCTGGGGTTCTCTTAAACAAGAAGAATTACTTCTTGGCTGGAGCAGCAGGAGCAGCAGCAGGAGCTGGAGCAGCAGCAGCTGGCTTAGCGTCTTTCTTGTCATCTTTCTTAGCTGGAGCAGCTTGAGCGAAAACACCAGCAGAGAACAAACCAGCAACTAACATAGCAACGATCTTTTTCATGTAAAACTCCAAAGTAAAAATTAATAAACGTAGTCTCCTACGGAATTACTACAGCCTAGGAAAAACCAATGTAGCTACGAATGGCTTTTTCGAAGACTATTCCTTTAACGCTTAATGATTGGAAAGGGTTGACACGCCATTGAATTGAAAATAACTGTTCAAAAACAATCAGTTAGTTATTAATTTTTGGTTTGACTTTGGATTGCACTCAAAATTTCTGCAGCAGCCAAAAACCCAAAAGAGGCGGTGACGTTCACTGTAGAGCCATAACCTGAACATGCCAAGCCACTACTTCCGTCTCCACGCATATTCTCTGCGGAGTAAACCGCCCGAATCCCCATCGGCAACTTCAGGTCCTTGGTAAAAGAATGGTTTTTTCTGAGCTCAGCCCTGATTTTTGCTAATAGGGGGTCGTGTGTGGCTTTGGCTAAATCATCCGCATTTAAAAAACGTGGGTTGACCTTTCCGCCTGCGCCTCCGCACATCACCAATGGAATCTTCTGTTTTTTACAAAAACTAGCCAGCACTACCTTCGCCGATACATCGTCACAGGCATCCAGTACAAAAGAGTTATGCGGAATGATCTGCTCCAAATTGGCTGGCTCCGCAAATACATCATGCATGGTAATCGTGATCATTGGATTAATGGCTTGAAGACGCTCAGCCATAGCCAGCACTTTAGCTTTCCCAAAACTACCTTCAATGGCATGCAACTGACGATTCACATTACTGGGGGCAATATGATCAAAATCGATCAAAACCAAATGCCCAACCGCAGAGCGAGCCAAAGCCTCAGCAGCCCATGAGCCAACCCCACCCAAGCCGATCACCGCAACCGTGGCTTGGCCAAATGCTTTAAAGGCATCCTCGCCATAAAGACGAGCCACCCCAGCAAATCGTCGATCTGCCACTTCATTGCTTTCACACGTACTTGGGTCAAGCACTCTTTCGTTTGTCATACGCTCTCTTTATACTCAATCCATGAGTTCAATCAGTAAAAACTTAGCCGATTTACGGAAAAACTATACCGCAGGGCAACTATCGGAACATGAGCTGCCTTTAGATCCCATCATCCTGTTTGAAAGCTGGTTTGAGCAAGCTAGTCAGGCAGAATGTCCCGAGCCCAATGCCATGGTGCTAGCAACGGCGGATGCATCAGGTACGCCCTCAGCCCGGGTGGTTTTATTAAAAGGAATCAGCCAAGGTGATTTTTGTTTCTTTACGAATTACGAAAGTCAAAAGGGGCAAGAGCTTGCAATCCGCCCACAAGCGGCACTACTATTTCATTGGCACGAGCTAGAACGCCAAGTAAGGATTAATGGGATTGTCTCCAAACTAAGTGCAGCTGAGAGCGATGATTACTTTTTTCAACGCCCCCCAGCCTCTCGCATAGGCGCCTGGGCTTCACCCCAAAGCCGAGAAATTGAAAGTCGTGCTTTTTTAGAACAAGAAGAATTACGCTTTAAACAACAATTTGGCGAAAATCCCCCAAGACCAAGCCAGTGGGGAGGATATCGTTTAAGGCCCGAGAAGATTGAGTTTTGGCAAGGTCGCCCCTCACGTTTACATGATCGTATTTTGTACACCAAGGCTCAAGAGACATGGCGCATTAGTCGCTTGGCGCCATAGAAGGTTCTCTCTCAATCTTTCAGTAAAGATGAGAAAGTCTTTTTAAACTTACTAACCTTAGGACCTACAACTGCCATGCAATAACCCTGAAATGGGTGATTGCGATAGTAATTCTGATGGTAGTCTTCCGCAGGATAAAAAACGGGGGCCATGATCACTTCCGTAACAATCGGATCAGAAAACTGTCTTTGCTCCTCAAGCTCTATGACTAGCTCCTTAGCAATTTGTAATTGCTGATCGTTAAGGGCATAAATCACCGAGCGATATTGCGTTCCTACGTCATTACCCTGGTAGTTCAATGTGGTTGGATCATGAATCACAAAGAAGATCTCTAGCAACTGCCGATAGGAAATAATGCTGGGATCAAACTCAATCTCAACAACCTCGGCATGCCCAGTCGACTCCGAGCAGACCGCCTCATAACTGGGATTAACAACATGGCCACCAGCATATCCCGAGATCACATGCGTAACGCCCTGAACGCGCTGATAGACCGCCTCGAGGCACCAGAAACACCCACCGCCCAATATCGCCTTCTCTAAGATCGTTGCCACCAAGATTCTCCAATACTGTTTGTACTTAACCGCCTATCAATAAGCGTAACGCAAAATAGATAAATAGTGCGCCAACCCCAAACCACATCACAGCCGCCCATTGCGGATGGCGCTCCATTCGATGAGCCAGAGTTTCACCAACCCAAATCAGTGCCCCCAAGTAGGTGATGCTAATCATCTGCAAAATGATGGCAAGGTATAAAAAACTCTGGGCTGGATTGGCAAATTGTGGATCGACAAACTGGGTAAAGAAGGAGATGAAGAAAAAAATGGCCTTGGGATTGGTGAGCGATAAAACGAGTGCAGCCACAAATGGATGCATTTGCATGAGTCGCATCGAGTTTGTTTGGTCATTTTTCTGCAAAGATCGGTTTTGAAGGCGATTCCAAGCGGTTTGCATCAGGCCCCAAGCTAGCCACAGCAAGTAAATCGCCCCCAGCCAACGTAATGCCATGAAAAGGCCTGGAGAGTTCTGTAGGAGCGATGCGGCACCCAAAACAATGGCAATCATCAGAATTGAATCGCCCACCACAATGCCCAATGATGCCCACGCCCCGGCCCTCCAGCCCAGCTTGGATGAGGCTGTCAGAACATAAAGGGAGTTTGGGCCCGGCAATAAAACAATCGCGATGGTGCCCAGAATAAAGGTTGGCAACTGTACGACGCCAACATGGGTCAAATTCATCCAATCCAGCATGACTAGATCATAAACAGGAAACGTGTCATAATGGAGGGCTTTTTGAAACATCGTCCCCAGCAATTTACATTTTTCAGCGTTTTGGTTTTTACCCCGCTGCCGCTTGTCTGATGGTCGATGCCCTTGACCATCGCGCCTTTACATAAACTTGGCGCACAACCGGAGACCATCCTGTAAGAGGATGGGTATTGCATGTCACATTCTACTGAAATTACGAACCATTCATTTGCTTCATTGAACTTAGCTGCGCCCTTACTCAAGAACATTGAGGCGCTGGGCTATACACAAGCCACCCCCGTCCAAGCACAGGTTATTCCTGCGGCCCTCGAGGGCGGCGATTTATTGGTGAGCAGCCAAACTGGAAGCGGTAAAACTGCTGCTTTTTTATTGCCACTTCTTCATCAACTTGTTCTTGCCAATCCCAATGGTAGCCCTGTACCTGGTCGCGCTCAGCCCAAGATCTTGGTCTTGTGTCCAACCCGCGAACTAGCGCAACAAGTTGCCACCGATGCGATTAATCTGGCGCGCGGTATCAAGAGCCTACGGATTGCCACCATCATGGGTGGTATGCCCTACGGCAAGCAAATCCAAGCGATTAAGGGGGCAAGCTTAGTGGTAGCGACTCCAGGTCGCTTACTGGACTTATTTAACTCACGCGCCATTCGCTTAGATCAAGTTGAGTGCTTGGTGGTCGATGAGGCTGATCGCATGTTGGATCTTGGCTTTGCTGAAGATCTTGAGGCAATTGATGAGCGTTGCAAAGGTCGTTCTCAAACACTCATGTTCTCAGCAACGTTTGCCCCGCGCATCATGAGCCTAGCGTCAAACCTCACAAAAGACGCCAAACGGATCGAGCTTGCCCATGCTGGTGAAGCGCATGCCAATATCGCCCAGAAACTTCATTGGGCTGACAACATGGCGCACAAGCATCGCCTGTTGGAGCACCTGCTCTCCGACCCCGAGCTCGATCAAGCAGTTGTCTTCGCGAGCACCCAAGTAGAAAGCGAAAAGATTGCTGACACCTTGCGTGCCAATGGCTATCAAGCGAGCGCCTTGCATGGCGCGATGCCACAGGCCGTTCGCAACCGTCGCCTCGATTCATTACGCAAAGGCCAAACCCGGATTTTGGTCGCCACTGATGTAGCTGCGCGTGGAATTGACGTGCCCCGAATCAGTCACGTGATCAATTTTGGTCTGCCCATGAAACCAGAGGACTATACACACCGTATCGGTCGTACTGGTCGTGCTGGACGCAATGGCATTGCCATTACACTAGCTGAGCATCGTGATCGCGTGAAGATTAGAGCGATTGAGCGATTTACTCAGCAACCCATGGCTGCTGCTGAAATTGCAGGTCTTGAGCCTCAACAAAAACCAAGCTCACATAAACCTAATCATCGCCCTGGAGCTGCCAAACGCAGTAAACCCAAGTTTGGGGGTCAGGCGCGTAAAAGTTCAGGGCCGCGCTTTGGTTCACGTACTGGCTCATTTCAAAATAGCACACGTCAGCACTAATTAGCGCCTTGTATGTTGTGGCGGAAGTCTCGCTCCCCATCGACCTGGCATCAACTTGACCATGGAGCACCCTTGGGTGCTCCATTGGCATTACAAGAATGGTTAAGCGATACTGGATCGCTCACACGCAAACTCGAGAAAGCACTTCACTATCCCGAAGATCGCCACCTTGAATTACAAATCCTTGCCGATGGCAAACAAAATTTAGTTGCATCCGAAAAAAAATTCTTTCGACGCCCAATCCATCGCTCGCGGGTTCGTGAGATTTTGCTGTGCGATCAGGGTGACCCAATTGTGATGGCGCGTAGCGTATTGCCCATCACAAGTTCGATTGGCAGTAACCATACGATTCTGAAATTGGGTCATAAACCCTTGGGTGCCGTTTTATTTGCCAAAGTTCTCAAAGGGCGCTTTCGCCCCATTCGGCAAATTGTTCGTTTGGACCATCATCATCCAGAGTGGAAAGCCTGCCAACGACGGTATGCGGATCTCCCCAAACGCGTTTGGGCCAGACGCACACTCTACCAACTCAACGGTCACCCTCTACTGGTTATGGAAATCTTTTTACCTGCTCTACTAACCAAGCTGCCGCAGACTGACTAATTGACTCGTCCCGCGGCTCACAAACCGAGATATTTCTAAAACCGATTTGCTGAGCTGCATATGCGATATTGGCATGACTGCACAAAGCCGAGCTATTCTCAATCGCAAGTCTTGGAATTCGGTTGACCTCTTTACAGCGCTCACCCAAATGCCGCACCGCCTCAGACGAGGTTAAGATCCACAACGTATGCCGTGGATCAAGTTCGGTGCACGACTGCCATAATGGGCTAGCAAGATCTAATGGAGCACGCGAGTAAATTGATACGATCTCAAGCCCAGCGCCGACTGAACGCAATTGCTCGATTAGGGTCTCACGACCCCCCTCTCCCTTAATAATCAAAACGGATTCCTTAGGCCAGTCAGTGATCTTGGATTGAAGGACCCTCCATAGACCCTCAGAGTCCGATTCATCGTGGGCGGGAACCAAGATGGATGCTTTGGTTAGGCCGTGCCGGATCAGCGCCTCTTGACTGCTCTGCCCCACCACCCCAATCTTTACTCCAGGATTCACTAATTGCCCCCAAGACGAGTTCGCATCATCAACGGCTCGCATGGCGCACTCAATCGCATTGGGGCTCACAAAAATGATCAGTGTTGAGCGTTGTAAGGCTGTGCGTAATTGCGTTAGGAGCGCGAAATCATTTTTTGGAATAATCGTCAGCAAGGGAAGACTCACCATCCGCACCGATGGATAAACTGCCTGCGTAGCTGCTTGGATTAATTCAGTTAAGCGGCGTGCTTGACCGGTCGGTCGGGTTACGATGATCGCCGGTTCAAACCCCTTCACAGATTTAGTGCGGCAATAAGGCTGCCGCCCCCTTCGCAATCAGATCATCAGCAATCGCCAGGCCAAATGCTTCCGCTTCTTGATAATTGCTGATCGCACGCGAACCAGAAGCCAAACAAATTTGCCGACCATCAGTACTGGCCACATAGGAGCGCATCGAGAGCTCT includes:
- a CDS encoding DUF3501 family protein, which codes for MTTGSIEMGKITRDSLLSLEAYHKARPEMRARAIAERKLRTVHLGEHLTLIFENEFLMRYQIQEMLRVEKTFEDEGIQDELDAYNPMVPSGSDFKVTMMIEYPNEADRRVALAKLVGVEDQIFIEIEGQPRVYAIADEDLERATTEKTSAVHFLRIPLTPAMKEALKAGAQMMVGCDHKGYPMHVETLPHETLASLVTDLD
- the ald gene encoding alanine dehydrogenase — its product is MIIGIPKEIKNNEFRVGLTPSLVSSLMQQGHTVLVEQHAGAQIGFANEQYEAAGAKLMADAKAVFADAELIVKVKEPQPQECAMLHEDQTLFTYLHLAPDPVQTEALIKSKAICIAYETVTSSSGALPLLAPMSEVAGRMSIQAGAAHLEKSKGGSGLLLGGIPGVTAAKVLILGAGVVGRHALQIAVGMGAHVSIMDRDLDRLRQIDALYGNRVQTLFSDQQSIENAVRDSDLVIGAVLLPGGSAPKLVTAAMIGQMRAGSVVVDVAIDQGGCFETSRPTTHAEPTYVEHGVIHYCVANMPGAVARTSTIGLTNATYPFIEQIANLGVIEALRQSTHLRNGLSVYQGQLTSAPVARAQKRSYVSADEALLRPDLVEVCD
- a CDS encoding amino acid permease gives rise to the protein MKGVLLEKNEEGLKRHLKVRHIRLMALGSTIGVGLFLGSATAIQIAGPSILLAYFLAGLVAFVVLRTLGEMAVHEPVTGSFATYANTYVNPLAGYMVGWGYWTYWVVVAIAEVTAVGIYMGVWFPDIPQWIWALSSIILMGLINLIAVKVFGEFEFWFALIKIMAIVLMIALGCSVIFFGFTNDWVPMGLGNLWQHGGFFPNGFSGFLLSLHMVLFAYVGIEMIGLSAGEAQNPKQTIPMAIDSLIWRILIFYLGALMVILAIFPWNEVGQQGSPFVAMFERIGLREAAGVVNFVVITAALSACNAGVFSGGRLLYALSANGYAPKPFVKLSNNGVPHRAVIGTVCVPMVGVILNYFVPEKAFHYMMAAVTFVGLMVWISILYTHYRFRASLSKDQLAQLSYRTPLWPYSSWFALAFIALVIVLMSFHEDARMALIVGPILLTIYLILYFVLGIDKKHVLQLGEQK
- a CDS encoding tRNA threonylcarbamoyladenosine dehydratase; protein product: MTNERVLDPSTCESNEVADRRFAGVARLYGEDAFKAFGQATVAVIGLGGVGSWAAEALARSAVGHLVLIDFDHIAPSNVNRQLHAIEGSFGKAKVLAMAERLQAINPMITITMHDVFAEPANLEQIIPHNSFVLDACDDVSAKVVLASFCKKQKIPLVMCGGAGGKVNPRFLNADDLAKATHDPLLAKIRAELRKNHSFTKDLKLPMGIRAVYSAENMRGDGSSGLACSGYGSTVNVTASFGFLAAAEILSAIQSQTKN
- the pdxH gene encoding pyridoxamine 5'-phosphate oxidase, whose amino-acid sequence is MSSISKNLADLRKNYTAGQLSEHELPLDPIILFESWFEQASQAECPEPNAMVLATADASGTPSARVVLLKGISQGDFCFFTNYESQKGQELAIRPQAALLFHWHELERQVRINGIVSKLSAAESDDYFFQRPPASRIGAWASPQSREIESRAFLEQEELRFKQQFGENPPRPSQWGGYRLRPEKIEFWQGRPSRLHDRILYTKAQETWRISRLAP
- the msrA gene encoding peptide-methionine (S)-S-oxide reductase MsrA, with the protein product MATILEKAILGGGCFWCLEAVYQRVQGVTHVISGYAGGHVVNPSYEAVCSESTGHAEVVEIEFDPSIISYRQLLEIFFVIHDPTTLNYQGNDVGTQYRSVIYALNDQQLQIAKELVIELEEQRQFSDPIVTEVIMAPVFYPAEDYHQNYYRNHPFQGYCMAVVGPKVSKFKKTFSSLLKD
- the leuE gene encoding leucine efflux protein LeuE, which produces MLDWMNLTHVGVVQLPTFILGTIAIVLLPGPNSLYVLTASSKLGWRAGAWASLGIVVGDSILMIAIVLGAASLLQNSPGLFMALRWLGAIYLLWLAWGLMQTAWNRLQNRSLQKNDQTNSMRLMQMHPFVAALVLSLTNPKAIFFFISFFTQFVDPQFANPAQSFLYLAIILQMISITYLGALIWVGETLAHRMERHPQWAAVMWFGVGALFIYFALRLLIGG
- a CDS encoding DEAD/DEAH box helicase — protein: MSHSTEITNHSFASLNLAAPLLKNIEALGYTQATPVQAQVIPAALEGGDLLVSSQTGSGKTAAFLLPLLHQLVLANPNGSPVPGRAQPKILVLCPTRELAQQVATDAINLARGIKSLRIATIMGGMPYGKQIQAIKGASLVVATPGRLLDLFNSRAIRLDQVECLVVDEADRMLDLGFAEDLEAIDERCKGRSQTLMFSATFAPRIMSLASNLTKDAKRIELAHAGEAHANIAQKLHWADNMAHKHRLLEHLLSDPELDQAVVFASTQVESEKIADTLRANGYQASALHGAMPQAVRNRRLDSLRKGQTRILVATDVAARGIDVPRISHVINFGLPMKPEDYTHRIGRTGRAGRNGIAITLAEHRDRVKIRAIERFTQQPMAAAEIAGLEPQQKPSSHKPNHRPGAAKRSKPKFGGQARKSSGPRFGSRTGSFQNSTRQH
- a CDS encoding chorismate--pyruvate lyase family protein, translated to MLWRKSRSPSTWHQLDHGAPLGAPLALQEWLSDTGSLTRKLEKALHYPEDRHLELQILADGKQNLVASEKKFFRRPIHRSRVREILLCDQGDPIVMARSVLPITSSIGSNHTILKLGHKPLGAVLFAKVLKGRFRPIRQIVRLDHHHPEWKACQRRYADLPKRVWARRTLYQLNGHPLLVMEIFLPALLTKLPQTD
- a CDS encoding uroporphyrinogen-III synthase; the encoded protein is MKGFEPAIIVTRPTGQARRLTELIQAATQAVYPSVRMVSLPLLTIIPKNDFALLTQLRTALQRSTLIIFVSPNAIECAMRAVDDANSSWGQLVNPGVKIGVVGQSSQEALIRHGLTKASILVPAHDESDSEGLWRVLQSKITDWPKESVLIIKGEGGRETLIEQLRSVGAGLEIVSIYSRAPLDLASPLWQSCTELDPRHTLWILTSSEAVRHLGERCKEVNRIPRLAIENSSALCSHANIAYAAQQIGFRNISVCEPRDESISQSAAAWLVEQVKRFP